Proteins encoded together in one Allomeiothermus silvanus DSM 9946 window:
- a CDS encoding carbohydrate ABC transporter permease — MNGVRLQKTPSKASRWGRTLGEWPAALFFLLPTVAVLGTFNFYPALSSLYLSLFEWNGLSPTREFVGLANYSRLLASGEFWNSLRVTLLYAGGVTLLALALGMGVAVLLNQPSRGQALYRVLYFLPVITPTVASGVVWKYLFDPTQGVVNRGLAGVGLQGPAWLSDPSWALAAVIVVGVWKRVGFNLVVYLAALQGIPRAYYEAAQLDGAGPWQQFRHITLPLLAPTTFFLVVTALIDAFQVFDLVYVMTSGGPLGSTDVLGYYLYRQAFRYSELGFASAVAYVMFALIFAVTVIQFRLTRGGQGDG, encoded by the coding sequence GTGAACGGGGTTCGCCTCCAGAAAACGCCTTCCAAAGCCTCTCGGTGGGGGCGAACCCTGGGCGAGTGGCCCGCTGCCCTGTTCTTCCTGCTGCCCACGGTGGCGGTGCTGGGCACCTTCAACTTCTACCCGGCCCTCTCCTCGCTCTACCTCTCGCTCTTCGAGTGGAACGGCCTCTCCCCCACCCGCGAGTTCGTGGGGCTGGCCAACTATTCGCGGCTGCTAGCTTCCGGGGAGTTCTGGAACTCGCTGCGGGTCACCCTGCTCTACGCGGGCGGGGTGACCCTCTTAGCGCTGGCCCTCGGAATGGGGGTGGCGGTGCTGCTCAACCAGCCCAGCCGGGGGCAGGCCCTCTACCGGGTGCTGTACTTCCTGCCGGTGATCACCCCCACCGTGGCCAGCGGGGTGGTGTGGAAGTACCTTTTCGACCCCACCCAGGGGGTGGTGAACCGGGGGCTGGCGGGGGTGGGTCTCCAGGGGCCGGCCTGGCTCAGCGACCCCTCCTGGGCCCTGGCGGCGGTGATCGTGGTGGGGGTGTGGAAGCGGGTGGGCTTCAACCTGGTGGTCTACCTGGCCGCCCTGCAGGGCATCCCCAGGGCCTACTACGAGGCGGCCCAGCTTGACGGGGCGGGCCCCTGGCAGCAGTTCCGCCACATCACCCTTCCCCTCCTGGCCCCCACCACCTTCTTCCTGGTCGTCACCGCCCTCATCGACGCCTTCCAGGTCTTCGACCTGGTCTACGTGATGACCTCGGGCGGGCCGCTGGGCAGCACCGACGTGCTGGGCTACTACCTCTACCGGCAGGCCTTCCGCTACAGCGAGCTGGGCTTCGCCTCGGCGGTGGCCTACGTGATGTTCGCGCTGATCTTCGCGGTGACGGTGATCCAGTTCCGCCTGACTCGAGGGGGTCAGGGGGATGGCTAG
- a CDS encoding carbohydrate ABC transporter permease — translation MARSLKAVLTHLLLASGAFLSAMPFLWMLTTALKPESALYQPPLLVPTHFEWANFVKAWQAAPFPRFFLNSAVMTVGIVLAQTLFSAMAGYAFARMRFAGRDLLFFFVLGTMMIPFPVTLIPSFLVVNALGWIDTYNALIIPRAVSAFAIFLFRQFFLSLPKELEEAALIDGAGRLTIFFRIVLPLSTPVIAASAIFSFLFAWNDFLWPLLVTNSPDMRTVQVGLAMFQGQYGVFWTLLSAAATIVTLPAILAFLAAQRQFIAGITNTGLKE, via the coding sequence ATGGCTAGGTCTCTGAAAGCCGTGCTGACCCACCTGCTGTTGGCAAGTGGGGCCTTCCTCTCGGCGATGCCCTTCTTGTGGATGCTCACCACCGCGCTCAAGCCGGAGAGCGCCTTATATCAGCCGCCGCTGCTGGTTCCCACGCACTTCGAGTGGGCTAACTTCGTCAAAGCCTGGCAGGCCGCTCCCTTCCCCCGCTTCTTCCTCAACAGCGCGGTGATGACCGTGGGGATCGTCCTTGCTCAGACCCTCTTCTCGGCCATGGCCGGCTACGCCTTCGCCCGGATGCGCTTCGCCGGGCGGGATCTGCTGTTTTTCTTCGTGCTGGGCACCATGATGATCCCTTTCCCGGTGACCCTCATCCCCAGCTTTTTGGTGGTGAACGCTCTGGGCTGGATCGACACCTATAACGCCCTCATCATCCCGCGGGCGGTCTCGGCCTTCGCCATCTTCCTTTTCCGCCAGTTCTTCCTCTCCCTGCCCAAAGAGCTCGAGGAAGCCGCCCTGATCGATGGGGCCGGGCGCCTGACGATCTTCTTCCGCATCGTGCTGCCCCTGTCCACCCCGGTGATCGCGGCCAGCGCGATCTTCTCCTTCCTCTTCGCCTGGAACGATTTTCTCTGGCCGCTCTTGGTGACCAACTCGCCGGACATGCGCACCGTGCAGGTGGGCCTGGCCATGTTCCAGGGGCAGTATGGGGTGTTCTGGACGCTCTTGAGCGCCGCCGCCACCATCGTCACCTTGCCTGCCATCCTGGCCTTCCTCGCCGCGCAGCGGCAGTTCATCGCCGGCATCACCAACACCGGCCTCAAGGAGTAG
- a CDS encoding glycoside hydrolase family 13 protein — MQIPDWVKDAIFYQIFPERFKNGDPANDPPGTEPWGRAPTRDNFFGGDLEGIIQGLDYIADLGCNALYLTPIFKAATNHKYDTYDYFQIDPHFGDDATFDRLVAEVKRRGMRLVLDGVFNHCGVGFAPFRDLLEQGEGSPYRDWFTPYSFPLKPELPNYATCGGVGWLPRLNTRNPQVEAFVHEVVLHWLERGIDGWRMDVAYEIETPFWQRLRQAVKARYPEAYLVAEEWRDPWPFLQGDTFDGVMHYRLRELLFDFFLKNALAADSFARALTLLRERLPEGSQWGMLTLFG; from the coding sequence GTGCAGATCCCCGACTGGGTAAAAGACGCCATCTTCTACCAGATCTTCCCCGAGCGCTTCAAAAACGGCGATCCCGCCAACGACCCGCCCGGCACCGAGCCCTGGGGAAGGGCCCCCACCCGCGACAACTTCTTCGGGGGGGACCTCGAGGGTATCATCCAGGGCCTCGATTACATCGCCGACTTGGGCTGCAACGCCCTCTACCTGACTCCCATCTTCAAAGCCGCCACCAACCACAAGTACGACACCTACGACTACTTCCAGATCGACCCCCACTTCGGCGACGACGCTACCTTCGACCGCCTGGTGGCCGAGGTCAAACGGCGGGGGATGCGGCTGGTGCTGGACGGGGTATTCAACCACTGCGGGGTGGGATTCGCGCCCTTCAGGGATCTGCTCGAGCAGGGCGAGGGCTCGCCGTACCGCGACTGGTTCACCCCCTATAGCTTTCCGCTCAAGCCCGAGCTACCCAACTACGCCACCTGCGGCGGGGTGGGCTGGCTGCCCCGGCTCAATACGCGTAACCCCCAGGTCGAAGCCTTCGTGCACGAGGTGGTGCTCCACTGGCTGGAGCGCGGTATTGACGGCTGGCGCATGGACGTGGCCTACGAGATCGAAACCCCTTTCTGGCAAAGACTGCGGCAGGCGGTGAAGGCGCGCTACCCCGAGGCCTACCTGGTGGCCGAGGAGTGGCGCGACCCCTGGCCCTTCCTGCAGGGCGACACCTTCGACGGGGTGATGCACTACCGGCTGCGCGAGCTGCTCTTCGATTTCTTTCTCAAAAATGCCCTGGCTGCCGACAGCTTCGCCCGGGCCCTCACCCTGCTGCGCGAGCGGCTGCCCGAGGGTTCGCAGTGGGGGATGCTGACCCTTTTTGGGTAG
- a CDS encoding alpha-glucosidase C-terminal domain-containing protein, whose amino-acid sequence MLTECGGDHRVVQLLFTFLLTTPAPPMLYYGDENGMEGGGDPDCRRSMVWEPERWKGDIRATVHRLLALRRAHPVLRRGTFEVAYAEDRVFSFYRVLGNERVLVVLNNTRVPRELALPVSFPEGTRLTEALSHRAFTVENGCVRLVPLEPRQAWVLLAAFAQRNTPLESGRLGSDATSTPGR is encoded by the coding sequence GTGCTCACCGAATGCGGCGGGGATCACCGAGTCGTCCAACTCCTCTTTACTTTCCTCCTCACTACCCCGGCGCCCCCGATGCTCTACTACGGCGACGAGAACGGGATGGAAGGCGGGGGCGACCCCGACTGCCGCCGATCGATGGTCTGGGAGCCGGAGCGCTGGAAGGGGGACATCCGCGCCACGGTGCACCGGTTGCTGGCCCTGCGCCGGGCGCACCCCGTGCTGCGGCGGGGTACCTTCGAGGTGGCCTACGCCGAGGACCGGGTATTCAGCTTTTACCGAGTCCTAGGGAATGAACGGGTGCTGGTAGTGCTCAACAATACCCGGGTACCCCGTGAACTTGCTCTACCGGTGAGCTTTCCCGAGGGTACTCGGCTTACCGAGGCCCTGAGCCACCGAGCATTCACCGTAGAGAACGGGTGTGTTCGCCTGGTCCCGCTCGAGCCCCGACAGGCGTGGGTGTTGCTCGCTGCTTTCGCGCAGCGAAACACACCTCTCGAGTCTGGGCGCCTGGGCTCCGATGCCACTTCAACCCCAGGCCGGTGA
- a CDS encoding acyl-CoA thioesterase, producing MTRTVRLVLPGDCNHYGSLFGGTAMAWMDEAAFVAATRHARAKVVTVHTDAVDFHHPVPQGSIVELLAWVQAVGNSSMRVEVEMWVEPMDKAERSLACRAGFVMVALDAHGRPTRVASPE from the coding sequence ATGACCCGCACCGTGCGGTTGGTGCTGCCGGGAGACTGCAACCACTACGGCAGCCTGTTCGGGGGTACGGCCATGGCCTGGATGGACGAGGCCGCCTTCGTGGCCGCTACCCGGCACGCCCGGGCCAAGGTGGTAACGGTGCACACCGACGCCGTGGATTTTCATCATCCGGTGCCGCAAGGTTCCATCGTGGAGCTTTTGGCCTGGGTGCAGGCGGTAGGCAACAGCTCCATGCGGGTGGAAGTGGAGATGTGGGTCGAACCGATGGACAAGGCCGAGCGCAGCCTGGCTTGCCGAGCGGGGTTCGTGATGGTTGCCCTGGATGCGCACGGAAGGCCCACTCGGGTGGCATCGCCCGAATGA
- the nrdF gene encoding class 1b ribonucleoside-diphosphate reductase subunit beta encodes MKAVNWNAPEDPFTKAFWDQNVRQFWVDEEIPLADDKLTWTTLAPEERETYEKVLVGLTLLDTLQGGVGMPLLVQTMESAQVKAVLSFMGAMEQMHAKSYSLIFSTLSPLPRIETLFRWAEGHPLLQAKVARVEGRYRGVFAGDAGLYLALANSVLLESYLFYSGFYYPLLLAGEGRLVNSGEIISLILRDEAIHGVYVGMLAQQVYARLPEGEQSRLRTALREDLEKLSALEEAYTEELYAPIGRVEEVRRFCRYNADKALMNLGQPPYFGVRAEEVNPVVLAGISLRTKNHDFFSTKGNGYVKAIRVEPLRDEDFVFGVEG; translated from the coding sequence ATGAAGGCGGTCAACTGGAACGCGCCCGAGGACCCCTTCACCAAGGCCTTCTGGGATCAGAACGTCCGCCAGTTCTGGGTCGACGAGGAGATCCCTCTGGCCGACGACAAGCTCACCTGGACCACCCTGGCCCCGGAGGAGCGGGAGACCTACGAAAAGGTACTGGTGGGGCTCACCCTGCTGGACACCTTGCAAGGCGGGGTGGGGATGCCCCTCCTGGTCCAGACCATGGAAAGCGCTCAGGTCAAGGCGGTGCTCTCGTTCATGGGGGCCATGGAGCAGATGCACGCCAAGAGCTATAGCCTGATCTTCTCCACCCTCTCCCCTCTTCCCCGCATCGAGACCCTCTTTCGCTGGGCCGAGGGGCATCCCCTGCTGCAGGCCAAGGTAGCCCGGGTCGAGGGGCGTTACCGGGGGGTCTTCGCCGGGGATGCCGGCCTGTACCTGGCCTTGGCGAACAGCGTGCTGCTGGAGTCCTATCTGTTCTACTCCGGCTTTTACTATCCGCTGCTCCTGGCCGGGGAGGGCCGATTGGTGAATAGTGGAGAGATCATCAGCCTGATCCTGCGGGACGAGGCCATCCACGGGGTGTATGTGGGGATGCTGGCGCAGCAGGTCTACGCCCGCTTGCCCGAAGGGGAGCAATCCCGCTTGCGCACCGCCCTGAGAGAGGACCTGGAGAAACTCTCCGCCCTGGAAGAGGCCTACACCGAAGAACTCTACGCCCCCATCGGCCGGGTCGAGGAGGTGCGCCGTTTTTGCCGGTACAACGCCGACAAGGCCCTGATGAACCTGGGCCAGCCCCCCTACTTCGGGGTTCGGGCGGAGGAGGTCAACCCGGTGGTGCTGGCCGGGATTTCCCTGCGCACCAAAAACCACGACTTCTTTTCCACCAAAGGCAACGGCTACGTCAAGGCCATCCGGGTAGAACCTCTGCGAGACGAGGATTTCGTCTTTGGGGTGGAGGGATGA
- the nrdE gene encoding class 1b ribonucleoside-diphosphate reductase subunit alpha, with protein sequence MRYLELNSALLQRENGFFPLERDREAVREFAREVAAKRRLFPSVLKRLETLIEEGYYEDFFARYTPEFLQEIHELAFSYRFEFESFMAISKFYKDYALKTGDKGQYLEDYPERVVAVALHLAKGDEAQARAYVRAMMERRYQPATPTFLNAGRARRGELVSCFLLEVDDSLDSIGYNLNAAMQLSKIGGGVALNLSRLRARGEPIKGVEGAAKGVVPVMKLLEDAFNYADQMGQRKGAGAVYLNIFHWDLEEVLETKKINADEKSRIQTLALGLVVPDKFFQLAAEGKPFYVFAPYSVYRAFGVPLDEMDLDTRYEELLEHPEVKKRPLDAREILTRIARLQFESGYPYLIYRSTANRANPLKGLGQIKMSNLCTEIFQIQTPSRVGPYGTPEVVGYDVSCNLGSLNIVNVMEGRALRESVRTATDALTAVSDQSEVAQVPGVARANRELHAIGLGAMNLHGYLAKNEIPYESAEAREFARAFFMAVNYYSLERSMEIARARGQTFVGFEGSDYASGAYFAKYLERDWRPTGESVKDLFAGMPLPGPKEWARLAEQVQEHGLYHAYRLAIAPTQSISYLQNATPSVAPITDLIETRTYGNATTYYPVPYLSPETLWYYKSAYRMDMYRVIDLVAGIQEHVDQGVSTVLFVDSQTSTRELARLYIYAWQKGLKSLYYTRTKNLGIEECVSCAV encoded by the coding sequence TTGCGCTACCTTGAACTCAACAGCGCCTTGTTACAGAGGGAAAACGGTTTTTTCCCGCTCGAGCGCGACCGGGAGGCGGTGCGGGAATTCGCCCGGGAGGTGGCGGCCAAGCGCCGCCTTTTCCCCAGCGTGCTCAAGCGGCTGGAGACCTTGATCGAGGAAGGCTATTACGAAGATTTTTTCGCGCGCTATACCCCGGAGTTCCTGCAGGAAATCCACGAGCTGGCCTTTAGCTACCGCTTCGAGTTCGAAAGCTTCATGGCCATCTCCAAGTTCTACAAGGACTACGCCCTCAAGACGGGGGATAAGGGGCAGTACCTGGAGGACTACCCCGAGCGGGTGGTGGCGGTGGCCCTGCACCTGGCCAAAGGCGACGAGGCCCAGGCCCGGGCCTATGTGCGGGCCATGATGGAGCGCCGCTACCAGCCCGCTACCCCCACCTTCTTGAACGCGGGCCGGGCCCGGCGGGGGGAGCTGGTCTCCTGCTTCTTGCTCGAGGTGGACGACTCCTTGGACTCCATCGGCTACAACCTGAATGCGGCCATGCAGCTGTCCAAGATCGGAGGGGGGGTGGCCCTCAACCTCTCCCGCCTGCGCGCACGGGGCGAGCCCATCAAAGGGGTGGAGGGGGCGGCCAAGGGGGTGGTGCCGGTGATGAAGCTGTTGGAAGACGCCTTCAACTATGCCGACCAGATGGGGCAGCGCAAGGGCGCCGGAGCGGTCTACCTCAACATCTTCCACTGGGACCTGGAGGAGGTTCTCGAGACCAAGAAGATCAACGCCGACGAGAAAAGCCGCATCCAAACCCTGGCCCTGGGGCTGGTGGTGCCGGACAAGTTCTTCCAGCTGGCCGCGGAGGGAAAGCCTTTTTACGTCTTCGCCCCCTACTCGGTGTACCGGGCCTTTGGCGTACCCCTCGATGAGATGGATCTCGACACCCGCTACGAGGAGCTGCTGGAGCACCCCGAGGTCAAGAAGCGCCCCCTGGACGCGCGCGAAATCCTTACCCGCATCGCCCGCCTCCAGTTCGAGTCGGGCTACCCGTACCTGATCTACCGCAGCACGGCCAACCGCGCCAACCCCCTCAAGGGGCTGGGCCAGATCAAGATGTCCAACCTGTGCACGGAGATCTTCCAGATCCAAACCCCCTCGCGGGTGGGGCCTTACGGAACCCCGGAGGTCGTGGGCTACGACGTGAGCTGCAATCTGGGCTCCTTGAACATCGTCAACGTGATGGAAGGGCGGGCTTTGCGGGAGAGCGTGCGCACCGCTACCGACGCCCTGACCGCGGTGAGCGACCAGAGCGAGGTGGCCCAGGTGCCGGGGGTAGCCCGGGCCAACCGGGAACTCCACGCCATCGGCCTGGGGGCCATGAACCTCCACGGCTACCTGGCCAAGAACGAGATCCCCTACGAATCGGCGGAGGCCCGGGAGTTCGCGCGGGCCTTCTTTATGGCGGTGAACTACTATAGCCTGGAGCGCTCGATGGAGATCGCCCGCGCGCGGGGCCAGACCTTCGTTGGCTTCGAGGGGAGCGACTACGCCAGCGGGGCCTATTTTGCGAAGTACCTCGAGCGCGACTGGCGGCCCACGGGGGAATCGGTGAAGGATCTGTTCGCCGGAATGCCGCTCCCCGGGCCAAAGGAGTGGGCCCGCCTGGCGGAGCAGGTCCAAGAGCACGGCCTCTACCACGCCTACCGCCTGGCCATCGCCCCCACCCAAAGCATCAGCTACCTGCAAAACGCCACCCCTTCGGTGGCCCCCATCACCGATCTGATCGAGACCCGCACCTACGGCAACGCCACCACCTATTACCCGGTGCCCTACCTCTCTCCCGAGACCCTCTGGTATTACAAATCGGCCTACCGCATGGACATGTACCGGGTGATCGATCTGGTGGCCGGGATCCAAGAGCACGTCGATCAGGGGGTGAGCACGGTGCTCTTTGTCGACAGCCAGACCAGCACCCGCGAGCTGGCCCGTCTGTACATCTATGCCTGGCAGAAGGGCCTGAAGAGCCTGTACTACACCCGCACCAAGAACCTCGGCATCGAGGAGTGCGTCTCTTGCGCGGTATAG
- the nrdI gene encoding class Ib ribonucleoside-diphosphate reductase assembly flavoprotein NrdI, which produces MWIVYASRTGNVERFVQQLPLWPRLRLRSGEERLEEPLVLVTYTTGFGEVPPEVWRFAQAHRSWVRGVAASGNRNWGSNFARAADRLAAALNVPLLHKFELSGWPEDLQVFVKGVNDLALP; this is translated from the coding sequence ATGTGGATCGTGTACGCTTCTAGAACCGGCAATGTCGAGCGTTTCGTACAGCAGCTGCCCCTTTGGCCCCGGCTGAGGCTTAGGAGCGGGGAAGAACGCCTCGAAGAACCTTTGGTGCTGGTCACCTACACCACCGGATTTGGGGAGGTGCCCCCGGAGGTGTGGCGCTTTGCTCAGGCCCATCGCTCCTGGGTGCGGGGGGTTGCCGCCAGCGGCAACCGCAACTGGGGGAGCAACTTCGCCCGGGCCGCCGACCGGCTGGCCGCAGCCCTAAACGTGCCCCTCCTCCACAAGTTCGAGCTCTCCGGCTGGCCGGAGGATCTCCAGGTTTTCGTGAAAGGAGTGAACGACCTTGCGCTACCTTGA
- a CDS encoding IS701-like element ISMesi2 family transposase, whose protein sequence is MLSQASPKGVMPMNPPKCDDLDYIHFLIAAQRVFTCTEAARCSPKEKSPPAHDAFTRLLQRQPPDTAALWQEAKAFVKLREGLLILDDTTLDKPYARDMDLVSYHWSGKHQRVVRGIALMTLLWTEGQALIPCDFRVYDKPQDGKSKNDHFQTMLQKAKERGFQPEYVLMDSWYASLENLKAIVSFGWRFLTRLKGNRLVNPEGKGNVPIREVEIPGEGRVVHLRGFGFVRVFRTLSKDGEAEYWATNHLGMSEEKRAELERQGWGIEVYHRGLKQCCGVERAQVRKAVSILRHLLLALRAFLRLEVYRLRRGVSWYEAKASIVREAIRSYLAHPLHILQPTA, encoded by the coding sequence GTGCTTAGCCAAGCTTCTCCAAAGGGGGTGATGCCCATGAACCCACCGAAGTGCGATGACCTGGACTACATCCACTTTCTCATCGCCGCTCAGCGGGTCTTCACCTGTACCGAGGCCGCTCGCTGTAGTCCAAAGGAGAAGAGCCCTCCCGCCCATGATGCCTTTACCCGCCTGCTGCAAAGACAGCCGCCCGACACGGCGGCGCTGTGGCAGGAGGCCAAGGCCTTCGTGAAGCTCAGGGAGGGGCTGCTGATCCTGGACGACACCACCCTGGATAAGCCCTACGCTCGGGACATGGATCTGGTGAGTTACCACTGGAGCGGCAAACACCAAAGGGTGGTTAGGGGCATCGCCCTCATGACCCTGCTGTGGACGGAGGGGCAGGCCCTGATCCCCTGCGACTTTCGGGTCTACGACAAGCCCCAGGATGGGAAGAGCAAAAACGACCACTTTCAGACCATGCTCCAGAAAGCGAAGGAGCGGGGGTTTCAGCCGGAATATGTCCTGATGGACAGCTGGTATGCCAGCTTGGAGAACCTCAAGGCCATAGTCAGCTTTGGCTGGCGGTTTCTGACGCGGCTGAAGGGCAACCGCCTGGTCAACCCGGAGGGGAAGGGAAATGTACCCATCCGTGAGGTGGAAATCCCTGGGGAGGGGAGGGTGGTTCATCTTCGGGGTTTTGGGTTCGTGAGGGTGTTCCGAACGCTCTCCAAGGACGGGGAGGCGGAGTACTGGGCCACGAACCATCTGGGGATGAGCGAAGAGAAGCGGGCGGAGTTAGAGCGGCAAGGATGGGGGATCGAAGTGTACCATCGGGGGCTCAAGCAGTGCTGTGGGGTGGAGCGGGCCCAGGTGAGGAAGGCGGTCTCCATCCTGCGGCACCTCCTCCTGGCTTTGCGGGCCTTCCTCCGGCTGGAGGTCTACCGGCTGCGCAGGGGGGTGAGCTGGTACGAGGCCAAGGCGTCCATTGTTCGCGAGGCAATACGAAGTTATCTCGCCCATCCCCTCCACATCCTTCAGCCAACTGCGTAA
- a CDS encoding sensor domain-containing diguanylate cyclase gives MDDEVPAVAASHWKRLWIPTVLALAAYLVLFKQGAPERVTSVLLGGVPAALGLALGRRTGGLMGLLAFVLDSAVDVGFRGLRLDSTHLFLLLAYTGIGLGSGWVGESLRLRERSLGLLYRASRELSRQPDEESVLRVLPQMVYELFATSPVGEAVGVLRPEAGGYRGLYWAGQALPSSLDSLAGRACQEGPQWVRAPLSGYPFRSAMAFPLWVEGECAGVLCVLSRRSLPGELFPLLRSFCELASEVMGRRRALRRLSEAAYTDPLTGLRSRRSFEERLAEEWARSRREGVPLGLVLLDMNGFKAVNDQIGHAEGDALLQAVAQALKGASRSSDLLFRWAGDEFAVLLPATATEGARQAGERYAQAIAALSPWKGQQVSAAFGYASSQEGGQGPEELFDAADRRLYGVKGTGLSRSGALEPGA, from the coding sequence GTGGATGACGAAGTCCCCGCGGTAGCGGCTAGCCACTGGAAGCGCCTATGGATACCCACCGTACTGGCTTTGGCCGCCTATCTGGTGCTGTTTAAGCAGGGGGCTCCGGAGCGGGTGACCTCGGTGCTGCTGGGCGGGGTACCGGCGGCGCTGGGCCTGGCCCTGGGGCGCCGCACGGGCGGGCTGATGGGGCTTTTGGCCTTCGTCCTCGATAGCGCCGTGGACGTGGGGTTTCGCGGGTTGAGACTGGACAGCACCCACCTCTTCCTCCTCCTGGCGTACACCGGCATCGGCCTGGGCAGCGGGTGGGTAGGGGAGAGCTTGCGGCTGCGGGAGCGCTCGCTGGGCCTGCTTTACCGGGCTTCGCGGGAACTCTCGCGCCAGCCGGACGAGGAATCGGTGCTGCGGGTGCTGCCCCAGATGGTGTATGAGCTGTTTGCCACTTCCCCGGTGGGCGAAGCGGTGGGGGTGCTGCGGCCGGAAGCGGGGGGCTACCGGGGGCTGTACTGGGCCGGTCAGGCCCTTCCCAGTAGCCTGGACTCGCTGGCCGGGCGGGCCTGCCAGGAGGGGCCGCAGTGGGTGCGCGCTCCCCTTTCGGGTTACCCCTTCCGATCGGCCATGGCCTTTCCTCTGTGGGTGGAGGGGGAGTGCGCGGGGGTGCTGTGCGTGCTCTCGCGGCGTTCTTTGCCGGGGGAGCTTTTCCCGCTGCTGCGGAGCTTCTGCGAACTGGCCAGCGAGGTGATGGGCCGCCGCCGGGCCTTACGGCGGCTATCCGAAGCCGCCTATACCGACCCCCTCACCGGGCTGCGCTCGAGGCGGTCCTTCGAGGAACGCCTGGCGGAGGAGTGGGCCCGCTCCCGGCGGGAGGGTGTCCCCTTAGGCCTGGTGCTCCTGGACATGAACGGCTTCAAAGCGGTCAATGACCAGATCGGCCACGCCGAGGGGGATGCCCTGTTGCAAGCGGTCGCCCAGGCCCTGAAGGGGGCCAGCCGCTCCAGCGACCTGCTGTTCCGCTGGGCGGGGGATGAGTTCGCGGTACTGTTGCCCGCTACCGCCACCGAAGGGGCCCGCCAGGCGGGGGAACGCTATGCCCAGGCCATCGCCGCTCTTTCCCCCTGGAAGGGCCAGCAAGTCTCCGCGGCCTTCGGCTACGCCAGCAGCCAGGAGGGCGGGCAGGGCCCCGAGGAACTCTTCGACGCCGCGGATCGCAGGCTTTACGGGGTCAAAGGGACCGGCCTGAGCCGCTCAGGAGCGCTCGAGCCCGGCGCGTAG
- a CDS encoding IS3-like element ISMesi1 family transposase (programmed frameshift): MRRWSAKEKVKIVLEVLSGQRTVAEACRAHEVAESVLYRWQRAFLDNAHAAFSHSCAEQEARVRELERLVGQMALELEVPKKSLGTLPAKERRELVMALKEAYPLRLLCRALGVPRSTLYYRSKGPNPEEAVLRGRLRELAGAWPRYGYRRLAALLRGEGFGVGEKRVRSLMRREGLLLTRKPLKPRTTLPEELLPEGVPNLLLGLEVTGFHQVWVADLSYVVLGEGVAYLAVVMDLHTRKILGVALGPRLSQGLALAALEMALREGCPEVHHSDRGVQYTSRAYVERLLGLGVRLSYAGTGRPWENGHAERLIRTVKEEWVDLREYRTLEEARASVEAFVFEVYNRKRPHSALGYLTPEAFVDSLLKGGGSPD; this comes from the exons ATGCGCAGGTGGTCAGCGAAGGAAAAGGTAAAAATTGTGTTGGAGGTCTTGTCGGGTCAAAGGACCGTGGCCGAAGCCTGCCGAGCTCACGAGGTCGCAGAGTCCGTGCTCTACAGGTGGCAACGGGCGTTCTTGGATAACGCCCATGCCGCCTTCTCCCATAGCTGCGCAGAACAAGAGGCCCGCGTCCGCGAACTGGAACGCTTGGTCGGCCAGATGGCCCTGGAGCTGGAGGTCC CTAAAAAAAGCCTCGGGACTCTACCGGCAAAGGAAAGGCGGGAGCTGGTGATGGCCCTCAAGGAGGCCTATCCCCTCCGCCTGCTGTGCCGGGCCCTTGGGGTGCCCCGGAGCACCCTCTACTACCGGTCTAAGGGTCCCAATCCCGAGGAGGCGGTCCTCCGAGGCCGCTTGCGGGAGCTGGCGGGGGCCTGGCCCCGGTATGGATACCGGCGCCTCGCCGCTCTCTTGCGGGGGGAGGGCTTCGGGGTGGGGGAGAAGCGGGTGCGCTCCCTGATGCGGAGGGAAGGCCTGCTCCTTACCCGGAAGCCCCTCAAGCCCAGGACCACTCTCCCGGAAGAGCTTCTCCCGGAGGGGGTGCCCAACCTTCTGCTGGGGCTTGAGGTGACCGGCTTCCACCAGGTGTGGGTGGCGGACCTGAGCTACGTGGTCCTGGGGGAGGGGGTGGCCTACCTGGCGGTGGTGATGGACCTCCACACCCGCAAGATCCTGGGGGTGGCCCTGGGGCCGAGGCTGTCCCAGGGGCTTGCTCTTGCGGCGCTGGAGATGGCCCTTAGGGAGGGATGCCCCGAGGTGCACCATTCGGACCGGGGGGTGCAGTACACCTCCAGGGCCTATGTGGAGCGGCTTTTGGGGCTAGGGGTGAGGCTGAGCTACGCGGGGACGGGGAGGCCCTGGGAGAACGGGCACGCGGAGCGGCTGATCCGGACCGTCAAGGAGGAGTGGGTGGACCTGCGGGAGTACCGGACTCTGGAGGAGGCGCGGGCGTCGGTGGAGGCGTTCGTCTTTGAGGTGTACAACCGCAAGCGTCCGCACTCGGCCTTGGGGTACCTGACGCCTGAAGCTTTTGTGGACAGCCTGTTGAAAGGGGGTGGGAGCCCTGACTAA